Below is a genomic region from Streptomyces roseoviridis.
ACGAGACGATCCTCATCGGCAAGCACAGCACCCAGGCCGCCGCCTCGGAGCTGTCGGCCTACCTCGACCGCCTCAACGAGCTCGTCTACCGGCGTGACGCCCGCGTCGCACGGGCGTGCGGCGACCACTACTGGCTGCTGGCGCTCGCCTCCTGGTACGCCCTGCAGGATCAGCTCCTCGTCCAGCCCGCGCTCGCCGCCGGCACCCACGTCATCCTCGACAACTCCCCCCACAAGATCGCCGCCCGGTACGCGGCCAACCCCAAGGTCCCCAACCGACTCACCGAGCAGGTCTTCGAGCACCTGACCGAGCCCGACCTGGTGTTCTTCCTCGACATCGGCGCCCGCGAAGCCCTCGCCCGCAAAGGGTCGTTCACCTCCCTGGAGACCGGACACTCCGGCGGAGCGGACGAAGACTTCATCGCCTACCAGGAGACCGTCCTGGACCACATGCGCGAGAAGGCGGCGTACGGCGACTGGGAGTGGCTCGACGTCGCCGGCCTGGACCGGGACGAGGTCTTCAAGGCGGCTGCGAGCGCACTGGCCGGCCGGCTGCGTCTGACCGTCTGAACCATCACGCCCCTGACCGACGAGGAATCCCACCATGGACCAGCCCGTACCCACCAGCGGATCACACGTATGCCACGGCATCACCTGGGCAAACGGCGCACCCCAACTGCTGCTCGCCCCGATGCCCGACGGGCCCTTGGTGTATGCCGGGATCATGGGCCGGCGCCTCGGCTACCAAGTCACCGGTACCGGCCGGTGGTGCACCGGCCGGTACCGCTTCGTCGATCGCCTCCATGTCGAAGCCGTTGCCTGCCCCCACCGAGCGCCGGCCGAGACGGGTGCCCAGTGCGTCACCTGCACCTCACGAGACGACTTCCGCTTCGCCCATCAGTTCCACGCCGGCGGCCATGTACCTCCCGCCTTGGCCTCGTACATGGCCCAGCCGCACTGGCTGTACCTGGCGACGTTCGCCGACGGCACCACCAAGGTCGGGACTGCGGCCGAGCCACGGGGTCGCTCGCGCCTCGCCGAACAGGGAGCCCTCGTGGCGACCTTCCTCACCATGTGCTCGGACGGGCGTACGGTGAGGTTCGCCGAGGACGCCCTCACGCGCCGCCTCGGCCTGACGCAGACGGTCCGGGCCGCAGCCAAGCTGAAGGCCCTGGCCGGGGAGCGCGACCTCGCCCCGGCCCGCGCCGCCCATGAGCAGCACCTTCGCCAGGCAGCCGAGGCTCTGGCCGACATGAGCATCCCGGCCGTGCCGCAGCCGTGGACGCCACCGAGCGAAGGCGACCTGCTCCGATCCCCCGACACCGAGTTCGGCCTGTACCCGCACGATCCGCGCGAGGGCGAGCACGGCCTGACCGTGCTCGCCTGCGTCGGCTCTCAGGTCCTCGCCACCCTCGACGGCGACGACCTGCCCTATCTGCTGGACCTGGGTGTCCTCAAGGGCCACCGGATCAACCTCGGCCCGCAGTTCTCCTCGCCGGCCACCGCCGTCCAGTCCGCCCTCTTCTGATTCCCTCCCCGGCCCCGGCATCGCCCCGGCCGCTGCCCGCAAAGCGAGGCGCTATGACTCCCCAGGACGCCCTCCTCGGCTGGGACGAGGATGCCAACGCCCTGGCGTACGAAGCCTTCACCCGTACTCACCCGATGTACAACGCCACCAGCAGTGACCTCGCCCGGCGGGTCGGGCTGGCCGACTCCCGCCTGGTGGTGGACCTGTGCGGCGGGTCCGGTGCAACCGCCCGCGCGATCCTCGACCAGCTCCCCGCCGGCGCGCGGCTCCTCTCCGTGGACAACGCCGCCGCGATGCAGCGTGTCGGCAAGCGCACGCTGTCCGACGACCGGTTGTCCTGGATCACGGCGCCGGCCGAGCAGCTCGCCGCCCATGTGCCGACCGGCGAGGTGGACGCGGTCGTGTGCAACTCGGCGATCTGGAAGACCCAGACCCCCGCCGTCTTCGACGCCGTGGCACGCGCCCTGCGGCCCGGCGGCCTGTTCGCCTTCAACATCGGCGGCGGCTTCGCCGGCGTACGGCACCCCGACGAACACGCCGTGCGCACAGGTCCGTCGCTCAACACCCTGATCAACCAAGTCGCCGCCCGGGACCACGGCTACACCCCACCGTCGGCCACCCGTTCGGCGCCGATGATGCCGCTGGAGCAGGTCGCAGCCCAGCTGGCCGCCGCCGGGCTGACGGTCGTCAACTCCGAGGTCACCGCCCAGCACAGCACAATGGCCGAGAAGAAGGCGTGGCTGTCCATCCCCGTCTTCGCCCGGCCGGCGGACCGAGGCTTCACCCATGCTCAGCGCATGGAGATCCTGGAGGCCGCCTATGCCCTGACCACCCCTGACACGCCGACCGTGACGAGCTGGCTCGTCGTCGTCGCCCAGCGGCCCGCGGACGCGCCGTGACACCGGCCCAGGCCTCGCCGAGGCTCGGAGAGACCCCTTGTGATCACACCAGCGTCGGGGTGCTGATCTCCGGCCCCGCCGGACTGTTGCTGTTCGAACGGATGACGCCGCCAGTGGGCCTGGCGCCGGTCGCCGGCCACGTTGACCAGCACGGCAGCCCCGAGCAGGCCGCCCGGAACGAGGTCTCGGAGGAAATCGGCCTCACCGTCACTCGGCTGCACCCGTTGCTGGCGCAGTGGCGCCCGAACCGGTGCCGCCGCACGGCGACGGAGCCCGTCGGGCACCAATGGTGGATCTTCCAGGCCGAAGCCGAAGGCGCCCTGCGCCCCTCGGCTGCGGAAGTCCGGGCACCTCGGTGGATGCGCCCGGACGAGCTCCAATGCGCCGCGCTTCGAACGGTCACGTACGCCGAAGGCCACGTAAGTGGAGAGGAGTTCGAACGGCTGCCGGGCCTCACCCCGGTGTGGTGCCACTTTCTCCACGCCCTCCGGCTGATCACCCTCCCTGCGGCAGCCCTCGCTCAGGTCGACACCGTCCTGTGAGCGACGCACGAGGGGCCCTCTCAGCGAGCGCCCAACTCCAGCCTGGCAGCCAAACGCCGGGCGTGCGCGCGCATGCGGTGCCGATCGTCCGGAAACACGCTCTGCCACTCCTCGTCAAGACGGAACCAGGCGGCCGGCTGGCCCTGTTCTCCTCCGAGTGGGACCGCACGGTCGACGATGGCGGCGTAGGAAAGGCCCAAGGTGGGAGACCAGTCGGCTCGGTAGGACCGCACCGCCACAGCCGCTGGCTCCGCCAACAGGGCTGCCCGCAGTCCTGTCTCCTCCAACAGCTCTCGAGCCGCAGCGACGCGCGGCGTCTCGCCGGGCTCGACCTTGCCACCGGGCGGTACCCATCCACGCACACGGTGCTTGACCAGCAGCACGTACTCAGAGGCGGGGTCGGTGACCCAGACCTCGGCCGCCAGCGGCTCCATCGGACCTTGTCGGGCTTCCTCCAGCCACGCACGCGCGTCATCAAACTCCAACGCGGCGAGGCGGGCATCCGCGACAGCCTCGTCCATGACCACCTGAACAGCATCACCTTGGCTCACACACACCACCCTAGGCCGGTCCTCCACCCCCGTGGCGCAGGGCCACTCTCCCGGGAGCGGGTCGTGTCCTGCCGGACCGTACTTCGGCCCGAGACAGCAAATCCGCGGGCCTCAGCCACCTCACGAAAGGCACCCGGGTCATGAACTCCAGCACAACTGCCACGCGTTCCTGGGTAGTGCTCGGTGGCGTCCACCACCTCAACCGGACCGCCTCACGGCGCCCGGACGATCCCCTCGTACTCATCCAGGTCCCTCCGCAGGAGGTCTGCCGGCCGGCCACCACCGTGATCGTCCGCTGGGGTCTCCTCGGAGCATGCTCCGCCGTAGCCCTCACCAGCAGCGGCACCCGGCTCGGGTCGTCCTTGATCGACGGAGAGGACCTGTTCCCGGACGGCATCGCCGGCCCCGCCCTGCGCGACCTGATCGGCACACAGCCGACGCCCAGCCTGGTGCCACTGTGCTACCTGGCCGAAGCCTCCGGCGGTGGCTACGACGCGTACGCACAGATCCAGTTCCATCCCGAAGACGCCTGCTTCCTTCGGACCTCCCAGACCTCGATCGGCCACGGCCCGGTCGAGGCCCTGCACTGGTTGGGTCCGGTCCTCGACGCGCACCGCGCATCGAGCATGGCGTTGAACAACCACCGCCGATACTTCCGCAAGCACTTCGAGGGCACTGAACTGGAGTTCAAGTACACCCTCGACCCCGCGCCCGACATCTGGGCTGAGGCCATGGAATTGCTCAAGGCACTGCGCGACGGCGAGCTGGAAGACTGCCGACCGGAGTTCCGGAACGAGTTCCAGATCCACCACACGGAGAACCACCTCTTCAACGTGACGGGCCCTGACACCGAGATCGGCTACGCCTCTTTCATCCCCACTGTCACCGCCGGGCACGTCCTCAAGCGGAAGTACTTCAAGGAGGACAGCTTCGCCCGCCGCGAGGAGCTGGTGCACGGCATCGATGTCTCACCGGACCGTTTCGAGACGTACCTGCGCGACGAGCTGGGCCTCCAGGTGCGAGCCATGCCGCCCTTCCAACGAGTCCGCTACGACATCCAATGCGAATCCATGCGTACGGGACACATCTACGGGATCTTCCTCGACCGCTGCGCCCTCCTCGCAGCACCCGAGGTCGTCCTCTCTCAGTGTGAGCTGGAATACCTGCGCTCTCGCAGCGTGCTCCCACAGGATCGCGACGAGGTCCTGAGCGAAATGCATCGCGTCGACGCCTGGCTCCGCTCCCACCTCGGCACCCGCGGCTGGACAGCCGAGCGCACCTTCTACTCCAAGAGGAGCTTTCTGCGAGACGTGGTCGCAGCTCGGCCTGACCTCAGAGGCACGTGATGGTCACCCTGGCGCGGATCCGAGCCCTCTCCGCTTCAACGCGCTCTCCCTCGGACCGAAGGCGCCGCCATCGATGTTCTGGCCTACCGTCGCCTGCGGTACCCCTGGTACGCGAGGCGGATCAATACTCCATACCGCATCGGCTCCCCACGCCGCCCGTTGCAACATCACCGGCAACCCGAGAACCTTCCGTCGGCCGAAACTGTGGCGTCATCGCGCCATCGCGTCTTTACGCAACCTGTGGCGCTTGGCTGGGGTTCGGCGCTGCACCAGGATGATGCACGCGACGCGGCCCCGGCGGCACGGGAGCCACGTCCGAACGGCAAGGACCGGGCGTTGCCCTGGAGGCGCACGGTACGACGAGCGGAACCCCCCGCGCGCTCGTCGCAACCTGCGGCGCTCGCCCGGTCCTGCCGTCCTAATCCGAAGTTCGCGCGACGTCACGGCACTCAGCCGCCCGGCCGAGCGCGACAGGCCGGAAGGACTGCCTAGCCCTGTGGGCGTTCCGCCGTAACCAGCCAGGAGGTGCTCAGAAGGCGAACCGTACCGTCGGGCGTCTCATGGGCGGCCAAGTGGGCGGTGAGCGCCTTGCGGGCGCGGGCCTGGGTGGGCGGGTCGGCCTGCTGCATGAGATGGCGCCCGGGGCCCGTGGCCAGCAGAAAGTCCGCAGCGTCCGCGGCGTCTTGGCCCCAGGTGCCGTACGCCGTCACCTCGTCGACCGTAATGTCGGTGTAGCCGGCAGCGATGAGGACGGAGCGGACACGTTCCGGTGCGGACAAGGAGAACATGCCGGGCCCGTCGCCCGGTGTGCGGAAGTCGCCCGTCGGCAGGATGCCTTCCAGGGATGTCATGGCCGTCACCCAGCCGTTGAGCTCCGGGGCGGAGGGGCAGATGAAGGCGAGGCGGCCGCCGGGGCGCAGGGCGCGTCCGATGTTGGCGAACGCCTTCTCGGGGTCCGTGTAGAACATCACGCCGTAACGGCTGATGGCGGCGTCGAACGCGGCCTCCTCGAAGGGATGCACCTGAGCGTCGCCCTGGACGAAGGAGACGTTGGCCACTCCCTCGACCGCCGCACGCGTGCGCGCCTCGGCGAGCATCGGTGCGGACAGGTCCAGGCCGAGCGCACGACCCTCGGGGGCTCGAAGGGCGGCGAGGCGCGTGGTCTGGCCGGCACCGCAACCGAGGTCGAGGGTGTGGCAGTCGCCTGTGATGGAGGTGGCGGTCAGCAGGGGCTCGTTGAAGCCTTCGTTGACAGCGTTCCAGCGGTCTTGGTGGCGAGCCCAGTGGTCACCTTCGGAACCGTTCCACGCTTGCGCCTGCTGGGTGTTGACGATCTCCGGCATGAAGTCTCCTCAAGGTGAAATAGGGAATGGGCGTACGCCCAAACTGGCATGCAACACAGTATGGGCGTGCGCCCATACTGGCAATGCCCATACGATCCGTCCGTAAGGACGGCGCAACACACGACAGAGAGGACGGGCAGGCTCATGTCACCGCGCGGAGTGGCGACCCCGGACGTGCGCGAGCGCCTGTTCGCGGCGGCGGAACGCGTCGTCGAGAGGGACGGGCCGGGCGCCCTCACCAGCCGTGCCGTCACCACGGAGGCGGGATGCGCCAAGGGGCTGCTTCACACGCACTTCGCAGGCCTCGACGAGTTTGTGGCCGAGCTCGTCCTCGACCGGTTCGCGCGCACCGCCGAGCGGGCCGGGGCCCTTCCCCGGCTCGTCGGACAGAGCACGGTGACAGGGAACCTGAACGCCGTCGTCCTCGCTCTGTTCGCCTCCGGCGGCCCTGCCCTTTCGGGCCTCGCCATGACCCGGCCAGCCGCCTCACTGCGGGTCCGGGAGGCCTTCCAGGCCGGGGCCCCCGGCTTCGCGGCGATCGAGGAGACCGTCGCCGACTACCTCCAGGCGGAGCGGGAGCTCGGCCGGGTACCCAGCCGCGTGGACGCGGGCGCGGCGGCCCTTGCTCTCGTTGGCACCTGCCACCACCTGCTGATGATGTCGTGGCCGGGCACGCCCGATCCGCGTCCGGCCGTCGAACGACTCGTCACCGCACTCGTGAGCTAGTCACCCACGCCAGAATGGTCTGACACGGGTCACCAGCGCCTGAGCCAGATGCTCACACGGGCGAGGCCCCGGGGCGCGCTGATCGTTCGCACCACGCTTACCAACGAGCCGACGCGCCCCGGAGCGCAGCGGTCGCTCGGCTCGCCGCCGCACTCCCATCACCCCCTCACCCTGCGGCGCCGAGTCATTCCCCCTGCTCGGCATACCCCTGGGGGGTAATCAAATCCACCACCGCACCTTGCATGGCCGAGGAACGATGGGGTATACATAACGCAGGTCGATACCCCCGGGGGGTATCGAAGAGAATCGGGAGGGTTTCATGTCTGCGTACACCACCACCTACAAGGTCGACGGCGTCAACAGCGCCCACTGCAAGGGTGTCGTCACGAAGGCGCTCGGCGAGATCGAGGGAGTCGACGCCATCGACATCACGATCGGCACCGGCCTCGTCACCGTCCACAGCACCGCCGCGCTCGACGACACGGTCGTCGAGGAGACGATCGAGGACGCCGGCTACGACTACCGCGGCCGCGCCTGATCCCAGCAAGACACCAGCGAACGAGGAGCAGCAGTCATGAGCACCCCAACGACGGCCGGCGCCGCCCAGGTCGAGCTCGCCATCGGCGGCATGACCTGCGCCTCGTGCGCGGCCCGTATCGAGAAGAAGCTCAACCGCATGGACGGGGTCGAGGCCACCGTCAACTACGCGACCGAGAAGGCGAAGGTCACCTTCTCCGCCGACATCCCGGTCGCCGACCTGATCGCCACCGTCGAGGCCACCGGCTACACGGCCGCCGAGCCCGAGCCCGAGCGCCCGGCCGCGAGCGGCGGCGCCGACGGCGGCGGCGGCCCCACCGACGAGGAGAAGGCCGACGAGGAGCTGCGGCCGCTGAAGCAGCGCCTGGTCACCGCCGTCGCCCTCGCCGTACCGGTCATCGCCATGGCGATGGTCCCGGCCCTGCAGATCGAGTACTGGCAGTGGCTGAGCCTCACGCTCGCCGCGCCGGTCGTCACGTACGCCGCCTGGCCCTTCCACCGGGCCGCCTGGACCAACGCCCGGCACGGCGCCGCCACGATGGACACGCTGATCTCGGTCGGCACCGTCGCCGCGTTCCTGTGGTCGCTGTGGGCGCTGTTCTTCGGCACCGCCGGCACGCCCGGCATGACGCACCCCTTCGAGTTCACCATCGCCCGCACCGACGGCGCCGGGAACATCTACCTGGAGGCCGCGGCCGGCGTCACCGCCTTCATCCTGGCCGGCCGCTACTTCGAGGCCCGCTCCAAGCGGAAGGCGGGCGCGGCGCTGAAGGCGCTGATGCAGCTGGGCGCGAAGGAGGTGACCGTCCTCAGGAACGGCCGGGAGGTCACCGTACCGACCGCCGAACTCCAGGTCGGGGACCGCTTCCTGGTCCGCCCCGGCGAGAAGATCGCGACGGACGGCACGGTCGTCGAGGGCTCCTCGGCCGTCGACGCCTCGATGCTCACCGGCGAGTCCGTGCCCGTCGAGGTGGGGGTCGGCGACTCCGTCACCGGCGCCACCCTGAACGCGGGCGGCCGCCTGGTCGTCGAGGCCACCCGGGTCGGCGCCGACACGCAGCTCGCCCGGATGGCCAAGCTCGTCGAGGACGCCCAGAACGGCAAGGCCGCCGCCCAGCGCCTCGCCGACAGGATCTCGGCCGTGTTCGTGCCGATCGTCATCGCCCTCTCGCTCGGCACCCTCGGCTTCTGGCTGGGTACGGGCCAGGGCCTGACCTCCGCGTTCACCGCGGCCGTCGCCGTCCTGATCATCGCCTGCCCGTGCGCCCTGGGCCTGGCCACCCCGACCGCCCTCATGGTCGGCACCGGCCGCGGCGCCCAGCTCGGCATCCTCATCAAGGGCCCCGAGGTCCTGGAGACCACCCGCAAGGTCGACACCATCGTCCTGGACAAGACCGGCACCGTCACCACCGGCCGGATGACCCTGATCAAGGTCCACACCGCCGCCGGCACGGACGAGACCGACGTGCTGCGCCTCGCCGGTGCCCTGGAGCACTCCTCCGAGCACCCGATCGCCCAGGCCGTCGCCACCGGCGCGGCAGCGAAGGTCGGCACCCTGCCCGCCCCCGAGGACTTCGTCAACGTTCCCGGCCTCGGTGTCCAGGGCGTCGTCGACGGCCACGCCGTCCTCGTCGGCCGCGAGAAGCTGCTCGACGAGTGGGCCGTGACCCTCCCGGCGAGCCTGAAGTCGGCCAAGGACGCCGCCGAGAAGGCCGGCAAGACCGCCATCGCGGTGGCCTGGGACGGCGAGGCCCGCGCGGTCCTGGAGGTCGCCGACGCCGTCAAGGAGACCAGCGCCGAGGCCATCAGGCGGCTCCGTGCGCTCGGCCTGACCCCGATCCTGCTCACCGGCGACAACAAGGCGGTCGCCGAGGCCGTCGCCGCCGAGGTCGGCATCGACGAGGTGATCGCCGAGGTCATGCCGCAGGACAAGGTGGACGTCGTCAAGAAGCTTCAGGGCGAGGGCCGTTCGGTCGCCATGGTCGGCGACGGCGTCAACGACGCCGCCGCGCTCGCCCAGGCCGACCTGGGCCTGGCGATGGGCACGGGCACGGACGCCGCCATCGAGGCCGGCGACCTGACCCTCGTACGGGGCGACCTGCGGGCCGCGGCGGACGCCATCCGGCTCTCCCGCAAGACGCTCGGCACCATCCGCTCGAACCTCTTCTGGGCCTTCGCCTACAACGTCGCCGCCCTGCCGCTCGCCGCGGCCGGACTGCTCAACCCGATGATCGCCGGTGCCGCGATGGCCTTCTCGTCGGTCTTCGTGGTCGGCAACAGCCTGCGCCTGCGCGGCTTCCAGCCCATCGACAAGTAAGGCGAACCAACGCCGAGGGGCGGACCCGGACGGGTCCGCCCCTCTTCCGCGCCCGTTGCCCCTCACGCCAGCCGCCGCCCGCCGAGGCGCCTTCGTCCGGCTCTCGTCTGCCACCCCGCCCGGCCGCCCATAGGCGGGGCACGGTTGACTGTCGGAGGGCGGGCCGCGCCCCGCCGTGTGAACGCGAGACCGCCGGGCTGCCAGCCCTCAGTCAGGCGTCGCGCGCAGCCGCCGGCAGCCTCCCCTACAACCGACCCACCCCGACATCACAACCAGCACGAGGTGAAGCACCATGTCCCCCTCCTCGACTCCTTCCCCCCGCAAGCGCACCCGCGGTCTTCTCGCGGTGGGCGCCATCGCCGCCGGAACCGTCCTGCTCGCCGCATGCGGCGAGGGCGGCTCCGCCGATGGTGCCGCCGCTCAGGGCAAGGAGCCGCAGCCCGCGTTGCACAGCCACATCCACGGACTCGGAATCGACCCGGAGGACGGGCGGCTCTACGTGGCCACCCACGAGGGGATCTACACCGCGGACGACAAGGGGAGCCCTCAGCTCGTCGGGAACAGCAGGGACGACTTCATGGGCTTCACCGTGGCCGGCGCCAAGACCTTCCTGGCCAGCGGCCACCCGGCCCCCGGCAGTGACCAGCCGGACAACCACGGGCTGATCAAGAGCACCGATGCCGGAAAGTCCTGGAAGACCGCTTCGCTCAAGGGCGAGGCGGACTTCCACAGCCTCGACCACGCCAAGGGCATCACTTACGGGTACGACAGCACGGGCGGTCTGTTGCGCGTCAGCAAGGACGGCAGGACCTGGCAGGACCGTGCCCGTCTGCAGGCCCTCGACTTCGCGGTGAACCCCGCCGAGCCGAACCAGCTCGTCGCCACCACGGCGGAGGGCGTCGCGCGCAGCACGGACGGAGGCGCGACCTTCGCCCCCGGCCAGGGGCCGGGGATGGAATTCCTCTCCTGGGCGTCCCCGGAATCCCTCTTCGGCGTCGACTTCACCGGTGCCCTCAGCATCAGCTCGGACGGCGGAAGCACCTGGAAGAAGACGGCTTCCGTACCCGGAGGCCAGCCGCAGGCCCTGACCGCCGTCGACGAAAAGCACATCCTCGCGGCCACCCAAGACGGCATCTACGAGTCCCGGGACGCGGGGAAGACGTTCACCAAGCGCCTCTCCGTGGCAAGCGGCGATCACCACTGATGGCTGCGGCATCCTGGCGTGATCACGCCATCGCGTGTTGCCGCAAGGGAATGCGCTTGTCGAGCGCCACGCGCCCACGCCAGGATGCTTCACACGGCTCGGGATCCGGCGCCCCGGTACCGAGCCTCAACCACTAGGACCGGGCGATGCCCATGGGTTGCAGGTACGCCTGCGGCACATCCCCCGCCCGCCCGGCGTACCTCACGGTGCTCGCCCGGTCCTACGGCTTCTCGAGTCGCGGCAGGACCGGGTGTCCAGGGAGGGCGAGAATGCTGGAGAGGCAGAGCACAGTTGGCAGCGCCCCCATCGGCTCGTTCGTGGCTTTGGGAGACAGCTTCACCGAGGGGCTCGGCGACGAGGCTCCCGACGGCGCTCTCCTGGGGTGGGCCGATCGCCTCGCCGATCTGCTGGCCCGCCGCTCGCCGGTGCCCTTCCGTTACGCCAATCTCGCCGTTCGTGGCCGGCTCATCGACGAGATCCTCGAGGAGCAGGTGCCGCAGGTAGCCGAACTGACGCCGGACCTGGTGAGCTTCTGCGCCGGCGGCAACGACATTTTACGGCTGGGCAGTTCCGTGGATCGCATCGCAGAGCGGTTCGAGGAAGCAGTGGTCGAGCTCAGCTCCCACGCGAAGACCGTGCTCGTGTTCACCGGCTTCGATCCCCGGGGCACACCCGTACTGCGCCGACTGCGCGGAAAGATCGCCACTTACACCGCGCACATCCACGCCATAGCGGACCGGCACGGATGCCTGGTCGTGGACCTCTGGTCGATGAAGGCCCTTCAGCATCCCCGCGCGTGGAGCGATGACCGCCTGCACCTGTCGTCCGAAGGGCACCGACAGGTCGCGCTACGAGCCGCAGGCGTTCTGGGGCTACGCCCGACGCGAAGCGCACCCGCAACCCACGCGCTGCAGGGACGCGTACGGCAGCCCCAGAGGCTGGACGACCTTCGCTGGGCCAAGGAGCACTTCCTTCCCTGGCTCGGCCAGCACCTGCTCGGCAGGGCCTCTGACGAGGTCCTGGAGCCGAAGCGTCCGCAACTTCTGCCCCTGTAGCTCCCCGATGGCCACCTACCGCCGACGGTCAGTTCTCTCCCCAGTCCCGCACGGTCGAGAGCGCTCCCATCCGCAGATTCCAGCGGCCGTTCCGCCCCCTGAGGTGCACAGCCGCCAGGGGCGGCACATCGATCCGCCAGAACAGCGCCTGCGGCATGCCCAAGGCACCGACTACCGCCGCACGCACCACCGACTGCTCCGCGACGGCCAGCACCCGCCCGGCGTCAGCGGGCAATCCGTCGAGCCAAACTGCGACCCTCTCGCACACCTGTGACACGGACTCGCCACCATGCGGCACCGCTTCGGGGTCGGTCGTCCAGACGGCGAGCCCGTCACCCTCCCGTTCCGCGACTTCACCGAGGGTCCGCCCTGCGCACCTGCCCATGTCCATGTCGCGAAGGGCCGGCTCCACTGTCACGACGTCCCACAGCAGGGCCCGGGCCGTCTGCT
It encodes:
- a CDS encoding SGNH/GDSL hydrolase family protein, with translation MLERQSTVGSAPIGSFVALGDSFTEGLGDEAPDGALLGWADRLADLLARRSPVPFRYANLAVRGRLIDEILEEQVPQVAELTPDLVSFCAGGNDILRLGSSVDRIAERFEEAVVELSSHAKTVLVFTGFDPRGTPVLRRLRGKIATYTAHIHAIADRHGCLVVDLWSMKALQHPRAWSDDRLHLSSEGHRQVALRAAGVLGLRPTRSAPATHALQGRVRQPQRLDDLRWAKEHFLPWLGQHLLGRASDEVLEPKRPQLLPL
- a CDS encoding histidine phosphatase family protein codes for the protein MNVRLTLVCAPAAAERDVRFGEVPLDERALRQAGEMAAALPRASLHYSAPSERCEQTARALLWDVVTVEPALRDMDMGRCAGRTLGEVAEREGDGLAVWTTDPEAVPHGGESVSQVCERVAVWLDGLPADAGRVLAVAEQSVVRAAVVGALGMPQALFWRIDVPPLAAVHLRGRNGRWNLRMGALSTVRDWGEN